The Mucilaginibacter sp. PAMB04168 genome contains the following window.
AGGCTTATTAAAACACCGGTGATAACCACCATACACGGTTTTTCATCACAGCGTATTATACCGGTTTATAAAAAGTACAACGCTACGTCACATTACGTATCTATAAGTAATGCCGACCGTAGCCCTGAATTGAATTATTTGGCTACAGTTTATAACGGATTGAATACAGCAGACTTTGCCTTTAGCCCAAAGGCAGAAGATTACCTGCTGTATTTTGGCCGTATACACCATGACAAAGGCACCGCCGAGGCAATTGAAATAGCGCTTAAAAGCAATAGAAAACTTTTGATAGCGGGCATTATACAAGATGCCGGGTATTATCGTGAAAAAGTAGAACCATTTATTGATAATGAGCAGATTGTGTACGTGGGCCACGCCGGACCAGAAGAACGCAATGCGCTTTTAGGTAAAGCGGCTGCACTGTTACATCCCATTAATTTTAACGAACCGTTTGGTATGAGCGTGGCCGAAGCGATGCTTTGTGGTACACCAGTCATAGCTTTCAGCAAAGGGTCGATGCCTGAACTAATTAAACACGAACAAACCGGCTTTTTAGTAAATACTACAGATGAAGCTGTGAAAGCCGTATCAAACCTTAACACCATTAACCGGCAAGATTGCAGGGATTGGGCAGGTGATCAGTTCTCGAGTGAGAAAATGGTAAACGATTACTATAGCCTGTATGAGAAGATTTTGCACGTGTAGCGCGTGACTTCTTGGTATCCAAAAATAAAGCCCGCCATTGGCAGGCTTTTATTTTTAACACTAGTCCGCAGAATTCGCAATTGTACAAAAGCAGAAAGGCTAACCTAATGGTTAGCCTTTCTGCTTTATCAATGATGTGAATTATACACCATCCTCTTTTAGCTTGTTCAGCAATGTTTTCAAATCTACCTCAGCAAATGATGAGGAATAATCAGATAAGCCGTAAGGAATAATTAGTTTATCGTTATGAACTATTGAACCGCACGAATAAATAACGTTAGGAACATAACCTTCACGCTCATCGTTGTTAGGCGTCAGTAGTGGTTCCTTAAGGCGGCCAATCTCTATTGCCGGATCATCCAGTTTAAGTAGGCTGGCACCTAAAACATATTTACGCATAGGACCTACGCCGTGGGTAATCACCAGCCAACCGTCCTCTGTCTCAATAGGCGAACCGCAGTTACCTATCTGGATAAACTCCCAGCTAAACTTAGGCTTTTGCAATACCTCTGGCTTTTCCCAGATGTTTATTTTATCTGAGTACATAATGTAATTGTTGCAGCCATCAATACGCGACATCATAACATACTTACCGTTTATTTTACGCGGAAACAGCGCCAGATTTTTATTTTGTGCGCCTGCACCATAAAGCGGCATGATACGGAAGTTTATAAAATCGTTGGTTTGCAACAATTTTGGCATAATC
Protein-coding sequences here:
- a CDS encoding glycosyltransferase family 4 protein — encoded protein: MRVAVLSPVAWRTPPRHYGPWEQVASNIAEGLVAKGVEVTLFATGDSITAGKLDAVCSTGYEEDRNQDAKVLECLHISNLMEKAGQFDLIHNNFDFLPLTYSRLIKTPVITTIHGFSSQRIIPVYKKYNATSHYVSISNADRSPELNYLATVYNGLNTADFAFSPKAEDYLLYFGRIHHDKGTAEAIEIALKSNRKLLIAGIIQDAGYYREKVEPFIDNEQIVYVGHAGPEERNALLGKAAALLHPINFNEPFGMSVAEAMLCGTPVIAFSKGSMPELIKHEQTGFLVNTTDEAVKAVSNLNTINRQDCRDWAGDQFSSEKMVNDYYSLYEKILHV